The following proteins are encoded in a genomic region of Gemmatimonadaceae bacterium:
- the aroC gene encoding chorismate synthase: MLRFTTAGESHGPALVSILEGVPAGIPLLAADVNQQLARRQQGYGRGRRMQIEQDAAELLSGVRAGFTIGSPIAMLIRNRDWKNWTEIMDPAPIADDANGPRKRAVTRPRPGHADLPGMLKYDRDDARDILERASARETTARVAAGAVCRKLLTEIGVTIGSHIVELGGVVASSPAELPADLNEAADTSPLRTLDSAAEAEMIALIDAAKKEGDTLGGVCEVVCRGVPIGLGSHVSWDRRLDGRIGAAMMSIPAVKGVGIGSGFDAARRRGSEVHDEILAVSDRRRSGNLQRLTNRAGGLEGGMTNGEPLVVRVAMKPISTLMRPLATVEMKTGEAAAAVAERSDVTAVPAMGVIAEAMLAFVLAQAVIEKFGGDSLSEVRRNLEGYLARIAERRGS; this comes from the coding sequence ATGCTTCGATTCACGACTGCGGGAGAATCGCACGGACCGGCACTCGTCTCGATACTCGAGGGCGTGCCGGCGGGCATTCCGTTGCTCGCCGCCGACGTGAACCAGCAGCTCGCCCGTCGCCAGCAAGGGTACGGCCGCGGACGAAGGATGCAGATAGAGCAGGATGCCGCGGAGCTTCTTTCGGGGGTTCGCGCCGGCTTTACGATTGGCTCTCCAATCGCCATGCTCATCCGCAATCGCGATTGGAAGAACTGGACGGAGATCATGGATCCCGCTCCGATCGCGGATGACGCAAACGGCCCGCGGAAGCGCGCCGTGACGCGTCCCCGCCCCGGGCACGCGGATCTCCCCGGAATGCTGAAGTACGATCGCGACGATGCGCGCGACATACTCGAGCGCGCATCGGCGCGCGAGACCACCGCACGCGTCGCCGCCGGAGCGGTCTGCCGCAAGCTGCTCACCGAGATTGGCGTGACGATTGGCAGTCATATAGTAGAGCTGGGCGGCGTCGTCGCGTCGTCGCCCGCCGAGCTGCCCGCCGATCTCAACGAGGCTGCGGACACGTCGCCGCTGCGCACACTCGACAGCGCTGCGGAAGCGGAGATGATCGCTCTCATAGATGCCGCGAAAAAAGAAGGCGACACGCTCGGCGGCGTGTGCGAGGTAGTATGCCGCGGCGTCCCGATTGGACTCGGATCCCACGTCTCGTGGGACCGCAGGCTCGACGGCCGCATCGGCGCAGCGATGATGTCCATTCCCGCGGTGAAGGGAGTTGGAATCGGCAGCGGCTTCGACGCTGCGCGGCGCCGCGGATCGGAGGTGCACGACGAGATTCTCGCGGTGTCCGACCGGCGCCGCTCGGGCAATCTTCAGCGCCTTACCAACAGAGCCGGCGGCCTCGAGGGCGGAATGACGAACGGCGAGCCGCTCGTAGTGCGAGTGGCCATGAAACCGATCAGCACGCTGATGCGCCCCCTCGCGACGGTCGAGATGAAGACCGGCGAGGCCGCAGCAGCGGTTGCCGAGCGTAGTGATGTGACGGCGGTCCCCGCGATGGGCGTGATCGCCGAAGCGATGCTGGCGTTCGTGCTTGCGCAAGCCGTGATCGAGAAATTCGGCGGGGACTCCCTCAGCGAGGTCAGGCGGAATCTCGAGGGCTATCTGGCGAGGATCGCCGAGCGGCGTGGAAGCTGA
- a CDS encoding DUF494 family protein produces MTFRVMGPHERGRFAPEAWGHLLSLSGSGAINPIELEHIIERALIQIDGRIALEDLRGMLEGSGLEDSGGAGDNQTVH; encoded by the coding sequence ATGACGTTTCGGGTCATGGGACCCCACGAAAGAGGCCGGTTCGCCCCGGAGGCCTGGGGACACCTGCTTTCGCTGAGCGGGTCGGGCGCAATCAACCCGATCGAGCTGGAGCACATCATCGAGCGGGCCCTCATCCAGATAGATGGCCGAATCGCACTCGAGGACCTGCGCGGCATGCTCGAGGGATCCGGTCTCGAGGACAGTGGCGGCGCGGGTGACAATCAAACCGTCCACTAG
- a CDS encoding shikimate kinase has product MEADRPNIVLVGLSGVGKTSIGRAAARHLHWPFIDFDTEIEHREHASVEEIFASRGEAHFRSLEQALTRELVTCKGTIMSAGGGWVTNRESVALLRATGRIIYLRASPELLVRRLATARVRRPLLQGPDPLNTLTTMYEARRSLYEEADLVIETEVFDRKQLIDQVRRYAQSL; this is encoded by the coding sequence GTGGAAGCTGACCGGCCCAACATCGTTCTCGTCGGGCTGTCGGGGGTGGGGAAAACATCCATCGGCCGCGCCGCCGCCCGCCATCTTCACTGGCCGTTCATTGATTTCGATACCGAGATCGAGCATCGCGAGCACGCATCGGTCGAGGAGATATTCGCGTCCCGCGGTGAGGCGCACTTCAGGTCGTTGGAGCAGGCGCTCACCCGGGAGCTCGTGACCTGCAAGGGTACGATCATGTCGGCGGGGGGAGGATGGGTCACCAACCGCGAGTCCGTCGCACTTTTGCGCGCGACCGGGCGTATCATATACCTTAGAGCGTCGCCCGAGCTGCTGGTTCGGCGTCTGGCGACGGCGAGGGTCCGGCGTCCGCTCCTCCAGGGTCCGGATCCTCTGAACACTCTGACTACAATGTATGAAGCGAGGCGGTCCCTCTACGAAGAGGCAGACCTCGTGATTGAAACTGAAGTCTTTGACAGAAAACAACTTATAGATCAGGTTCGGCGATACGCCCAGTCGCTTTGA
- the topA gene encoding type I DNA topoisomerase, producing MATARKTATKKAAAKKTATKKAAKPRARKSAAAVDEGPAPEPGTTTLVIVESPAKAKTIGKYLGRGYRVRATIGHVRDLPEKKIGIDIENGFEPEYVTIPGKEKTLAELKNAAKDAREILLATDPDREGEAIAWHVAGQVRRKGGAPIRRVLFHEITKEAVQSAIARAGEIDERKVDAQQARRVLDRLVGYKASPVLWKTVKKGISAGRVQTVALRLLVEREREIKAFNPVEYWTVEALMKKAGQEFVAKLHHIDQKKATIPDEAAAQKILADLSVLRKFGVTEVKRRERRKNAAPPFTTSTLQQEAAKKLGFGSKRTMRLAQDLYEGIEIGPEGSVGLITYMRTDSARVSEVSAVQARDYVAFSYGKEYQAPAVQLYGDGKSKNAQDAHEAIRPTDPTRRPEHMSKYLKPDQLKLYQLIWQRFIASQMAPAVFDTTTVDFDLSNPREAGAPSLPYLFRSTGSIRKFDGYQKVYLETREQGDGHGKALEEEQPLPMMEAGDDVPVKKIIPLQHFTEPPPRYSEASLVKELERLGIGRPSTYASIISTLVDRRYAQLEQRRFFPTELGDQVERVMVKSFPDIFNVKFTSHMEGNLDRVEDGDVNWRRMLKDFYGPFATALKEADIEGLIAEAHDLSALETERCPVDGGRLVPRGGFFGPFIACENHPKTCKYTRPLRGERKAAVLTDQICHECGTPMVIRHGRSGEFLGCSRFPKCRGTRSMPTGVKCPKDGGDIAVRRSKKRGKAFYGCANYPACDFVIWDKPVAEVCPECGYIGAEAKSNKTRGEYRRCISCANEWEPAEMPPEAVAV from the coding sequence ATGGCCACCGCCAGAAAGACCGCCACGAAGAAGGCCGCCGCAAAAAAGACCGCCACCAAAAAGGCGGCCAAGCCGCGCGCTCGGAAGTCCGCCGCGGCGGTTGACGAAGGTCCGGCTCCCGAGCCCGGCACGACGACGCTTGTAATCGTCGAATCGCCTGCCAAGGCGAAGACGATCGGCAAATACCTCGGCCGCGGATATCGCGTTCGGGCAACGATCGGTCACGTGCGCGATCTCCCCGAGAAGAAGATCGGAATTGACATCGAGAACGGATTCGAGCCCGAGTACGTCACCATTCCCGGCAAGGAGAAGACTCTCGCCGAGCTGAAGAACGCGGCGAAGGATGCGCGAGAGATTCTGCTCGCGACAGATCCTGATCGCGAAGGCGAAGCAATCGCGTGGCACGTGGCCGGCCAGGTGCGTCGCAAAGGCGGCGCTCCGATCAGGCGGGTCCTGTTTCATGAGATCACCAAGGAAGCGGTGCAAAGCGCGATCGCCCGGGCAGGCGAGATAGACGAGCGCAAGGTTGACGCGCAGCAGGCGCGCCGCGTGCTCGACCGCCTCGTCGGATACAAGGCCAGTCCCGTTCTCTGGAAGACTGTAAAGAAGGGAATATCCGCGGGGCGGGTGCAGACGGTCGCTCTGAGGCTGCTCGTCGAGCGCGAGCGCGAGATCAAGGCGTTCAACCCGGTCGAGTACTGGACCGTCGAAGCGCTGATGAAAAAGGCGGGACAGGAGTTCGTCGCCAAGCTGCATCATATAGATCAGAAGAAGGCGACCATTCCCGACGAGGCCGCGGCGCAGAAGATTCTCGCCGATCTCTCGGTGCTCAGGAAGTTCGGCGTCACCGAGGTCAAGCGCCGCGAGCGCCGAAAGAATGCCGCGCCGCCGTTCACCACCAGCACGCTCCAGCAGGAAGCGGCGAAGAAGCTCGGGTTCGGCTCCAAGCGCACGATGCGGCTCGCGCAGGATCTCTACGAGGGAATCGAGATCGGGCCCGAGGGCTCGGTCGGCCTCATTACGTACATGCGCACCGATTCCGCACGCGTCTCCGAAGTGAGCGCGGTGCAGGCGCGCGATTACGTCGCTTTCTCGTACGGCAAAGAGTACCAGGCGCCCGCGGTTCAGCTTTACGGCGACGGCAAGTCGAAGAACGCGCAGGACGCGCACGAGGCCATTCGTCCCACCGATCCGACCCGCCGTCCCGAGCACATGTCGAAGTACCTCAAACCCGACCAGCTAAAGCTCTACCAGCTGATCTGGCAGCGCTTTATCGCATCGCAGATGGCGCCGGCGGTCTTCGACACGACCACGGTTGATTTCGATCTGTCCAACCCGCGCGAAGCCGGCGCGCCATCACTGCCGTATCTCTTCCGCTCCACCGGCAGCATCAGAAAATTCGACGGCTATCAGAAGGTGTATCTCGAAACGCGTGAGCAGGGTGACGGACACGGCAAGGCGCTGGAAGAGGAGCAGCCGCTGCCGATGATGGAAGCGGGCGACGACGTCCCCGTGAAGAAGATCATCCCGTTGCAGCATTTCACCGAACCACCGCCGCGCTACTCCGAGGCCAGCCTGGTGAAGGAGCTCGAGCGGCTCGGCATCGGCCGTCCGTCCACGTATGCTTCGATCATCTCCACTCTCGTGGACCGGCGGTATGCGCAGCTCGAGCAGCGGCGCTTCTTCCCCACCGAGCTGGGCGATCAGGTCGAGCGCGTGATGGTGAAGTCGTTTCCCGACATCTTCAACGTGAAGTTCACGTCGCATATGGAGGGAAATCTCGATCGCGTCGAGGACGGTGACGTGAACTGGCGCCGGATGCTGAAGGATTTTTACGGCCCGTTCGCAACGGCGCTGAAGGAAGCGGACATCGAGGGCCTCATCGCCGAGGCGCACGATCTTTCCGCGCTGGAGACGGAGCGGTGTCCGGTGGACGGCGGCCGGCTCGTCCCGCGCGGCGGATTCTTCGGTCCGTTCATCGCGTGCGAGAATCATCCGAAAACGTGCAAGTACACACGTCCGCTGCGCGGCGAGCGGAAGGCGGCGGTGCTCACGGATCAGATCTGTCACGAGTGCGGCACGCCGATGGTCATTCGTCACGGTCGCTCCGGCGAGTTCCTCGGCTGCAGCCGATTCCCGAAATGCCGCGGCACGCGCTCGATGCCTACCGGTGTGAAATGCCCGAAGGATGGCGGCGACATCGCGGTGCGCAGGTCGAAGAAGCGCGGCAAGGCGTTTTATGGATGCGCAAACTACCCGGCTTGCGATTTCGTCATCTGGGACAAGCCGGTAGCCGAGGTCTGTCCGGAGTGCGGCTACATCGGCGCTGAAGCCAAGTCAAACAAGACGCGCGGAGAGTACCGGCGATGCATCAGCTGCGCGAACGAATGGGAGCCTGCGGAGATGCCCCCCGAAGCAGTTGCGGTGTGA
- a CDS encoding AMIN domain-containing protein has protein sequence MRQFLSACAGLALIPAAGGLQAAAVGSSRTVSGHEALNAPAVKSVSVVPAAGRAEIVIGVDASVEVDDFALEAPYRVVVDLKGAVLGVAARYDRLARGGVTNIRAAQFKPNVVRVVIDMDAAHSYEVARRDGEVHVTVSGAAGDFTAWHSSPETAARYAAAQKTTDASAQPVAQQNYRSPAAADTDYPSVTPDANITRRDSGDGASPSEGAALRMSPAAALSDQPRITVTYQDADIRDVIAAFAAFSGRTIVVGKDVAGTITAEIKNQPWDVALRAILQAQGLAAAEDALSGIITVDSYRNIASKQASEPLVTQMVAVNYANAGSLVPTLQNLLARDCTPGSVPQSQQNTQTSCYARGAVAADTATNTLLITETLSRMSDLLSYVRNLDVRTPQVAIKAKIIFVNRTDIEELGLSYDLGTGNDQFFSQLVQRIDPTTAKPVDTNGDGVPDAFGGGTSFTGDRVLLGGNALSAIANANARVVNPALKLVFSAALGKFQLTSFLDALQEVRLADLQAEPSIVTLDNRRAEILVGQEIPIRVLDAGSQGQGGAQGNNIVPRATVQLKEVGIILSVTPHVTNNRQILLKLHAENSDAQLASSDVGFIFGKQRADNQLLVADGETAVIGGLTVTQVTSSKSGIPFLVDLPLIGRLFGVTRTSEQKRDLLILVTPHIIDEGERQLTPRNIPAAPAPRR, from the coding sequence CGGTGGTCTTCAGGCAGCCGCAGTCGGCTCGAGCAGAACGGTGTCTGGCCATGAAGCTCTGAATGCTCCCGCCGTCAAGTCGGTGAGCGTCGTTCCGGCAGCCGGCCGGGCCGAGATCGTGATTGGAGTAGACGCTTCGGTAGAGGTGGACGACTTCGCGCTCGAGGCCCCGTACCGCGTCGTCGTTGACCTCAAGGGAGCAGTGCTCGGCGTCGCCGCGCGCTACGACCGTCTGGCTCGCGGCGGAGTGACCAACATCCGCGCAGCCCAGTTCAAGCCGAATGTCGTCCGCGTCGTGATCGACATGGATGCGGCGCACTCATATGAAGTGGCGCGCAGGGATGGCGAAGTGCACGTGACAGTCTCCGGCGCCGCCGGCGACTTCACCGCGTGGCACTCGTCGCCCGAGACCGCCGCCCGCTATGCCGCGGCGCAGAAGACCACCGACGCGTCCGCGCAGCCCGTGGCTCAGCAGAATTACCGGAGCCCCGCCGCAGCCGATACAGACTATCCGTCGGTGACGCCCGATGCGAACATCACACGGCGCGACTCCGGCGACGGCGCTTCGCCGTCCGAAGGCGCTGCGCTTCGGATGTCGCCCGCGGCCGCGTTGTCCGACCAGCCGCGCATCACCGTTACATATCAGGACGCGGACATCCGCGACGTCATCGCCGCGTTTGCCGCGTTCTCCGGCCGCACCATCGTCGTCGGCAAGGATGTCGCCGGCACGATCACGGCCGAGATCAAGAACCAGCCCTGGGACGTTGCGCTCCGCGCGATTCTTCAGGCACAGGGACTCGCCGCTGCCGAGGATGCGCTGTCCGGCATCATCACGGTGGATAGCTACAGGAACATCGCGTCCAAGCAGGCGTCCGAGCCGCTCGTCACCCAGATGGTGGCGGTCAATTACGCCAACGCCGGATCGCTCGTTCCGACGCTCCAGAATCTCCTCGCGCGTGATTGCACGCCGGGAAGCGTTCCGCAGTCGCAGCAGAACACGCAGACGAGCTGCTACGCCCGCGGCGCAGTGGCAGCCGACACGGCGACCAACACTCTGCTCATCACCGAAACGCTGTCGCGGATGTCCGACCTGCTGTCGTACGTCAGGAATCTCGACGTGCGCACGCCGCAGGTCGCGATCAAGGCGAAGATCATCTTCGTCAACCGCACCGACATCGAGGAGCTTGGCCTTTCGTACGACCTGGGCACGGGCAACGATCAGTTCTTCAGCCAGCTCGTGCAGCGCATCGATCCCACGACGGCCAAGCCGGTTGACACGAATGGCGACGGCGTGCCCGACGCATTCGGCGGCGGCACTTCGTTCACCGGCGACCGCGTGCTGCTCGGCGGCAATGCTCTTTCGGCGATCGCCAACGCCAACGCGCGCGTCGTCAATCCCGCACTCAAGCTCGTGTTCTCCGCGGCACTCGGAAAGTTCCAGCTCACCAGCTTCCTCGACGCCCTCCAGGAAGTCCGCCTCGCGGACCTCCAGGCGGAGCCGAGCATCGTCACGCTCGACAATCGCCGCGCCGAGATTCTCGTCGGACAGGAGATCCCGATCCGCGTCCTCGACGCCGGATCGCAGGGCCAGGGCGGTGCGCAGGGCAACAACATCGTTCCGCGCGCCACCGTTCAACTGAAGGAAGTCGGCATTATCCTCAGCGTGACACCGCACGTCACCAACAACCGGCAGATCCTGCTCAAGCTGCACGCCGAGAACTCGGATGCGCAGCTCGCATCGTCCGACGTCGGCTTCATCTTCGGAAAGCAGCGCGCCGACAACCAGCTCCTCGTCGCCGACGGCGAGACGGCCGTCATCGGCGGTCTCACGGTTACCCAGGTGACCAGTTCGAAGTCGGGCATCCCGTTCCTCGTTGACCTGCCGCTCATTGGCCGACTCTTCGGCGTGACGCGCACCTCGGAGCAGAAGCGCGACCTGCTGATTCTCGTCACACCGCACATCATTGACGAGGGAGAGCGCCAGCTCACTCCTCGCAACATACCCGCGGCTCCCGCGCCGAGACGGTAG